A stretch of the uncultured Desulfovibrio sp. genome encodes the following:
- a CDS encoding ATP-binding protein yields MKRPIIEIDEEKCNGCGQCVLDCAEGALAIIDGKAKLVSDIYCDGLGACLNCPEGALRLVERDAPEFDEEAALAAKAKRDGTAQPHRPHGGGCPGSMARTFTPLTGGPATTAPAGSQDLRAQVPTWPIQLRLVPPTAPYLRGANILLAAHCAGFALPNLHTDWMRGRVPIIACPKLEDNEVLVERLTAIIKQGGIAGITVLRMSVPCCGGLDRLAHRAIEAAGSTLTLETHIVQL; encoded by the coding sequence ATGAAACGTCCCATCATTGAGATTGACGAAGAAAAGTGCAACGGCTGCGGGCAATGCGTACTCGACTGCGCCGAAGGCGCGCTTGCCATCATTGACGGCAAGGCCAAACTTGTCAGCGACATCTACTGCGACGGCCTCGGCGCGTGTCTGAACTGCCCCGAGGGCGCCCTGCGCCTTGTGGAAAGGGACGCGCCCGAATTTGATGAAGAAGCGGCCCTGGCCGCCAAGGCAAAAAGGGATGGAACCGCCCAGCCCCACCGCCCCCACGGCGGCGGCTGCCCCGGCAGCATGGCGCGCACGTTCACCCCGCTGACTGGCGGCCCTGCAACCACGGCCCCCGCCGGATCGCAAGACCTGCGGGCGCAGGTGCCCACCTGGCCCATCCAGTTGCGGCTGGTTCCGCCCACAGCGCCCTATCTGCGCGGGGCCAATATCTTGCTGGCCGCCCATTGCGCAGGCTTTGCCCTGCCCAATCTGCATACGGACTGGATGCGCGGGCGCGTACCCATCATTGCCTGCCCCAAGCTTGAAGACAACGAAGTGCTGGTGGAAAGGCTCACAGCCATCATCAAACAGGGCGGCATTGCGGGCATTACCGTACTGCGCATGAGCGTGCCCTGCTGCGGCGGGCTGGACAGGCTGGCGCACCGCGCCATTGAGGCAGCAGGTAGCACCTTGACGCTGGAGACGCATATTGTACAATTGTAA
- a CDS encoding HAD family hydrolase, whose amino-acid sequence MRAFIFDLDGTLVDSLEDIGQACNDVLASHGYPVHPLPAYRFYVGRGFHKLVNDALPEGEAAKLSSAQLTALIAEARSRYGENMCIRTKPYAGITEALHTLAADGHALAVLSNKPDDLTVELVRRYFPDVPFTLVRGGREGVPLKPEPDAPLDMLRHMDFLPQRSFYVGDSNVDIFTARNAGMISIGVAWGFRGADELRAAQADHVIDTPAALTRLAKEA is encoded by the coding sequence ATGAGAGCATTCATTTTTGATCTGGATGGAACACTGGTTGACAGCCTGGAAGACATTGGTCAGGCCTGCAACGATGTTCTGGCCAGTCACGGCTATCCAGTTCATCCCTTGCCAGCGTACAGATTCTATGTGGGCCGCGGCTTTCACAAACTTGTGAATGACGCCCTCCCCGAGGGTGAAGCAGCAAAGCTTTCTTCAGCCCAGCTGACAGCGTTGATTGCAGAGGCCCGTAGCCGCTACGGTGAAAATATGTGCATCCGCACCAAGCCCTATGCCGGCATCACCGAAGCGCTGCACACGCTTGCCGCAGATGGCCACGCCCTGGCCGTCCTTTCCAACAAGCCGGACGACCTCACGGTTGAGCTGGTGCGCCGCTACTTTCCTGACGTGCCGTTTACCCTTGTGCGCGGCGGCAGGGAGGGGGTGCCCCTCAAGCCGGAGCCGGACGCCCCGCTCGACATGCTGCGGCACATGGACTTTTTGCCCCAACGCAGCTTTTACGTGGGCGACAGCAACGTGGACATCTTCACCGCCCGCAACGCGGGTATGATCTCAATCGGCGTGGCCTGGGGATTTCGCGGCGCGGACGAGCTGCGCGCAGCCCAGGCCGACCATGTCATCGACACGCCCGCAGCGCTGACGCGCCTGGCAAAGGAGGCATAA